One Gloeothece verrucosa PCC 7822 DNA window includes the following coding sequences:
- a CDS encoding T3SS effector HopA1 family protein has translation MMEGLELIHDIATHIKIQSADFLVNHKIYQLPEVSAELVKQLQKLPKSIQEKYLNSHLKKLLYDISHEGNHLKPQKSTKILDDPIGLENTHEEVDWEFCTTLHHNNQGQGSFFPNFQVIRKDSDGSLAVQNLGVILNIEPKRHLPSEQQLADVGDTVAIAMPSHQLRLGYYVAVGNAISPPGKQAILLYYNFSPEGAFTIMKKLTTGLNELGVFFNFLVRYNPVDYGGHYSAFLRFYKEEYAQVAQVSENIYRNNQSYFKISIPAFTKKLAPGLGLAEDPEKPFYFMEDCSMNRCQIITNALLEAHQKNNESPQARMKYIIKHFEEIGIDLEHPYLNPGSEDIYTPLEID, from the coding sequence ATGATGGAAGGATTAGAATTAATTCATGACATTGCTACTCATATTAAAATCCAATCGGCTGATTTTTTAGTCAACCATAAGATTTACCAACTTCCAGAGGTTTCGGCTGAATTGGTCAAACAACTACAAAAGCTTCCTAAATCGATTCAGGAAAAGTATCTTAATTCACACTTAAAAAAATTACTTTATGACATTTCCCATGAGGGAAATCATTTAAAACCTCAAAAATCAACTAAGATTTTAGATGACCCAATTGGACTAGAAAACACTCATGAAGAAGTCGATTGGGAATTTTGCACAACACTTCATCATAATAATCAAGGTCAAGGAAGTTTTTTTCCTAACTTCCAAGTGATTAGAAAAGACTCTGATGGCAGCCTTGCTGTGCAAAATTTAGGAGTAATTCTCAATATTGAACCTAAGCGTCATCTCCCCTCAGAACAACAATTGGCGGATGTGGGGGATACTGTTGCCATTGCTATGCCATCTCATCAACTCAGACTAGGCTATTATGTAGCTGTTGGTAATGCTATTTCTCCACCCGGTAAACAGGCTATATTGCTCTATTATAATTTTAGTCCTGAAGGAGCATTTACTATTATGAAAAAGCTTACGACTGGGCTAAATGAGCTTGGAGTTTTCTTTAATTTTTTAGTGAGATATAATCCGGTTGATTATGGAGGACATTACTCAGCATTTCTGCGGTTTTATAAGGAAGAATATGCTCAAGTTGCTCAAGTCAGCGAAAATATTTATCGAAACAATCAATCTTACTTTAAAATTTCTATTCCTGCATTTACTAAGAAGCTTGCTCCAGGATTGGGTTTAGCAGAAGATCCTGAAAAACCATTTTATTTCATGGAAGATTGTAGCATGAATCGCTGTCAAATCATAACAAATGCTTTGTTAGAGGCGCATCAAAAAAATAATGAATCGCCCCAAGCACGCATGAAATACATCATCAAACACTTTGAAGAAATAGGAATTGACTTAGAACATCCCTATCTAAACCCAGGTTCTGAAGATATCTATACTCCTTTAGAGATAGACTAA